The genomic DNA ACACCAACACACAATATTCAAGTTACTAATCTACTTACTATTCCATTTGTCCGAAGACTGCGCCGGAGCAGACGTTTTTTTCATTTTTTTAATAGAACATTATATACCTCCTCCTCGTTTATTTTTATTGCCTCCTGCAATTCCTCCATTATTTTTTGGTTGGCTTCGTTTATGGTTTCAATTATTTCCCGTTCTAAAATATCCTTTTTCTCCTTCTTAAGCAAATCTCCCATTATTGTAATGGCCTGAACTAATTTATTCCCGGATATGGTAATAATTATTTTACCACTTGATGAATAATGGGTTTTCTTTTTTAAGGACAATTGTTGAACTGAGCAGTCATTCTTTTTTAATAATACTTCAATCTGTTCTTTTACCAATTCCCTTTCATTCGATAATATTTTCGTAAAT from Anaerolineales bacterium includes the following:
- a CDS encoding YbaB/EbfC family nucleoid-associated protein; protein product: MRQIANPLNEKTQEYFHQTKEKILLSCGGWKSAINTFSDDNGLIALTMDNSQIIHSMRISDKLFDGYEKNEIQEHIIHLINKSIIRAGENAVKEMQKAISEKEFTKILSNERELVKEQIEVLLKKNDCSVQQLSLKKKTHYSSSGKIIITISGNKLVQAITIMGDLLKKEKKDILEREIIETINEANQKIMEELQEAIKINEEEVYNVLLKK